In Cydia amplana chromosome 13, ilCydAmpl1.1, whole genome shotgun sequence, a single genomic region encodes these proteins:
- the LOC134653698 gene encoding uncharacterized protein LOC134653698 has translation MAFIIKILFYTALVYVCRGEAPLRHDSYSASALSAPSASYGSRKSRSLASYGPPSTSYGVPFSSGSLNLGQNLPPAPQPAYGPPSDQEGSLLLDETRSPAAPPVSSGSLNLGEPRVIGSTVQVGRPVASATRYELQSVVQNVVRRVPIEVVRHVQVAVPQPVAVPVRQEIRVPVPQPYPVQVEVPRQVPYNVYQTQNIEVERRVPYEVVRQVPVEVIRKVPVPVDRPYEVIRKIHVPIEKHIHVPVAVWKPYPINIIKHVTHYQKKKCCGW, from the exons ATGGCGTTTATA ATTAAGATTCTCTTCTACACCGCATTAGTCTACGTATGTAGAGGCGAGGCCCCGCTACGACACGACTCATACTCAGCATCCGCCCTGTCCGCCCCGTCAGCTTCCTATGGATCACGAAAATCACGATCATTGGCCTCATATGGCCCTCCATCGACGTCATATGGTGTTCCATTTTCTTCAGGCAGTTTGAATTTGGGACAGAACCTGCCACCAGCGCCACAGCCCGCTTACGGCCCGCCGTCTGACCAGGAAGGCAGCCTCCTCCTCGACGAGACTCGCTCTCCGGCAGCACCACCAGTTTCGAGCGGATCTCTCAATCTGGGTGAGCCCCGCGTCATCGGATCGACAGTGCAAGTGGGCAGACCCGTTGCCTCGGCCACGAGATACGAGCTCCAGTCTGTCGTGCAAAACGTCGTCCGTCGCGTCCCGATCGAAGTAGTGCGTCACGTCCAAGTTGCGGTCCCGCAACCCGTGGCCGTGCCCGTTCGTCAGGAAATCAGAGTGCCAGTGCCCCAGCCCTACCCAGTCCAGGTCGAGGTCCCCAGACAAGTGCCGTACAATGTGTACCAAACGCAAAACATAGAGGTAGAGAGGCGCGTGCCTTATGAGGTTGTGAGACAAGTGCCCGTTGAAGTGATCAGGAAAGTGCCAGTGCCGGTCGATAGACCCTATGAAGTGATCAGGAAGATCCATGTACCAATCGAGAAACACATCCATGTCCCAGTGGCTGTCTGGAAGCCGTACCCCATCAACATCATCAAACACGTCACCCACTACCAAAAGAAGAAGTGCTGCGGTTGGTGA
- the LOC134653258 gene encoding bromodomain-containing protein DDB_G0280777-like, with protein sequence MDISIQLILSILCLRAAQASPPDKGSQKLEASQPQYARRYKEVVMYLTPTQIKNYEAGHGIPQINYEEQALLKAQYEQEQVAQHAPTFIYTQQNPATGIPINDEEGQIIQSTLDILEANKMQFHLAQENNPNLEITRAEEDHDSDIRPIVEPNVENEEKIKIELLQKQQQQQHQQQQQQHQQQLQHQYQHQQQQQQQQQQHQQQLQQQQEQNKLIEQAKKQQEQIAKSDAYIHFFSNQKPDNLQKIQIFHPEPYSINLDEELRLQKEKNIEIQQDPLLRQNFKLIPYEYIAEQNVQQKVRDDLIKQGQKQIQQQLFVPAEEPWRPIINPQKEYQHQYAPQFTSLTKNIDLEKIIQEIQLEREAAKIHAENIANSPPVVIHKDISIIKRRPVHVIKHVNIPYPAPFFVPVQKHVEVKVPQPYAVPVEIVRHVPVPIVKTETVEVEKPVPYEVEKHVPEIVEKKVYVPVEKPYTVERIVPVEVRKEIPVAIPVHKPEKLTVIRHVWKH encoded by the exons ATGGACATCTCC ATCCAGTTGATCCTGTCAATATTATGCCTCAGGGCTGCTCAGGCCAGTCCTCCAGATAAGGGATCTCAAAAATTGGAGGCATCACAGCCACAATATGCCCGGAGGTACAAAGAAGTGGTAATGTACCTAACTCCTACGCAAATTAAGAATTATGAGGCAGGACATGGTATTccacaaataaattatgaagaaCAGGCGCTTCTAAAGGCCCAATACGAACAAGAACAAGTCGCACAACATGCTCCTACGTTTATTTATACACAGCAGAACCCAGCAACAGGGATACCTATTAATGACGAAGAAGGACAAATAATCCAAAGCACACTTGACATTTTAGAAGCCAATAAAATGCAGTTTCATCTTGCGCAGGAAAATAATCCTAACCTTGAAATAACGAGAGCTGAAGAAGATCATGATTCTGATATCCGACCCATCGTAGAGCCAAATGTTGAAAAtgaagaaaaaattaaaatcgagcTTCTGCAGAAGCAGCAACAACAGCAACATCAACAACAGCAACAGCAACACCAACAGCAACTTCAACATCAATATCAacatcaacaacaacaacaacagcaacaacaacaacatcagCAGCAACTGCAGCAGCAAcaagaacaaaataaattaatagaacAAGCCAAAAAACAACAGGAACAGATTGCTAAAAGCGACGCTTATATTCATTTCTTCTCCAACCAAAAGCCAGATAATCTACAAAAAATTCAGATATTCCACCCTGAACCTTATTCTATAAATCTGGATGAAGAGCTAAGGCTGCAAAAAGAAAAGAACATAGAAATTCAGCAAGATCCTTTACTGCGTCAGAATTTTAAACTTATCCCATATGAATATATCGCGGAGCAAAATGTTCAGCAAAAAGTACGAGATGACCTTATCAAGCAGGGCCAAAAGCAAATCCAGCAACAGCTGTTTGTGCCTGCTGAAGAACCGTGGCGCCCCATCATTAACCCTCAAAAGGAATATCAACACCAATATGCTCCACAATTCACTAGTCTCACTAAGAACATTGATCTTGAGAAGATAATTCAGGAAATTCAATTAGAGAGAGAAGCAGCAAAAATCCACGCAGAAAATATTGCCAATTCACCGCCTGTTGTTATTCATAAAGACATTAGCATAATTAAACGCCGCCCCGTTCATGTAATCAAGCACGTGAATATTCCATACCCAGCGCCGTTTTTCGTGCCCGTCCAGAAGCACGTAGAAGTCAAGGTGCCCCAGCCCTACGCGGTACCGGTGGAAATTGTCAGACACGTTCCTGTGCCAATAGTGAAGACTGAAACAGTGGAAGTGGAAAAACCCGTGCCATATGAAGTGGAGAAACATGTACCAGAAATAGTCGAGAAAAAAGTCTACGTCCCTGTCGAAAAACCATACACCGTAGAACGTATCGTTCCTGTTGAAGTTAGGAAAGAGATTCCCGTTGCGATCCCTGTTCATAAACCGGAAAAACTCACTGTTATACGACACGTCTGGAAACATTAA